The Engystomops pustulosus chromosome 1, aEngPut4.maternal, whole genome shotgun sequence genome has a window encoding:
- the TPPP2 gene encoding tubulin polymerization-promoting protein family member 2, with protein MSQELERAFHKFAIYGNTKGSANEMNGKNFSKLCKECNIQENGCTNVDVDIVFAKVKSKTARVITYEEFKNALELLAAKRFKEKPANEALAAIHKLVEGKEPANMGTTKAVTAGAVDRLTDTSKYTGSHKERFDESGKGKGIAGREELTDSSGYVGAYKEAGTYDKKAKK; from the exons ATGTCTCAGGAACTTGAGAGAGCATTCCATAAATTTGCAATTTATGGCAACACCAAAGGATCTGCAAATGAGATGAATGGCAAAAACTTCAGCAAACTTTGCAAGGAATGCAACATACAAGAAAATGGATGTACCAATGTAGATGTGGACATTGTCTTTGCTAAAGTGAA GTCAAAGACAGCCCGTGTGATCACCTATGAAGAATTTAAGAATGCCTTGGAACTTCTGGCAGCGAAGAGATTTAAAGAGAAACCTGCAAATGAAGCTCTAGCAGCCATTCACAAACTTGTAGAGGGAAAAGAACCTGCAAACATGGGGACCACG AAAGCCGTGACTGCAGGGGCCGTGGATCGTCTAACAGACACATCAAAGTACACTGGATCACACAAGGAACGTTTTGATGAGAGTGGCAAAGGCAAAGGCATAGCAGGACGTGAAGAACTGACTGATAGCTCTGGATATGTTGGGGCATATAAGGAAGCGGGGACATACGATAAGAAGGCTAAGAAGTAA